A stretch of the Coprobacillus cateniformis genome encodes the following:
- the ligA gene encoding NAD-dependent DNA ligase LigA has product MTFERLIEIKKLLNEYNYQYYVLDNPSVSDQEYDRLMQELQAIENQHPEWLTADSPSQRVGGQVLDSFTKITHERMMLSLGNIFNEDELMAFDERVRETYPNVEYVCELKIDGLAVSLVYADGRLDYAATRGDGTVGEDITHNVKTIKSIPLTIDYDGDFEVRGEIFMPKKSFNELNEERAKAGEALFANPRNAAAGSVRQLDSTIAAKRKLDAFLYMVPTATEVGCTTHKEALDYIKELGFKTNPMTHVSSDIQDVWAFIQEMTEKRDTLPYEIDGIVIKVNNLEEQVRLGYTAKVPKWAIAYKFPAEEVVTKLKDIIFTIGRTGQITPNAILEPVRVAGSTVQRATLHNEDNVKNKDIRIGDYVVVRKAGDVIPEVVRSLKERRDGSEEKFKMIEYCPHCGSRLVRKDNEAAYYCLNDQCDFKKIERIIHFASRDAMNIEGLGEKIIEQFYNLGFVKNIEDIYDLYKHEQEIMDIEGFGKKSMDNLVAAIEKSKENSMEKLLFGLGIKGIGAKMADNLSKEFKSIDAMLEASTAKLLSIKDVGETIVQSINHFRNDPASLELLMNLKALGLNMNYLKETTLLQESIFNGQTVCITGTLELMTRKEMKDYLARLGANVTGSVSKNTDFLICGRDAGSKLEKANQLGVTVLTEEEFRKEVNL; this is encoded by the coding sequence ATGACTTTTGAAAGATTGATAGAAATTAAAAAATTACTTAATGAATATAATTATCAGTATTATGTTTTGGATAATCCTTCAGTAAGTGATCAGGAGTATGATCGCTTAATGCAAGAACTACAAGCAATTGAAAATCAACATCCAGAATGGCTAACTGCTGATTCTCCAAGTCAACGTGTTGGAGGACAGGTTTTAGATAGTTTTACAAAGATTACTCATGAAAGAATGATGTTATCACTTGGTAATATCTTTAATGAAGATGAATTGATGGCATTTGATGAACGAGTTCGTGAGACGTATCCAAATGTTGAATATGTTTGTGAATTAAAAATAGATGGTTTGGCTGTCTCACTTGTTTATGCTGATGGACGTCTAGATTATGCAGCTACACGTGGAGATGGAACTGTTGGAGAAGATATTACACATAATGTCAAAACAATCAAGTCAATTCCTTTAACGATTGATTATGATGGTGATTTTGAAGTGCGTGGCGAAATATTTATGCCTAAAAAATCATTTAATGAATTGAATGAAGAAAGAGCGAAAGCAGGAGAGGCATTATTTGCCAATCCTCGTAATGCAGCAGCTGGAAGCGTTCGTCAACTTGATTCAACAATAGCTGCTAAGCGAAAGCTAGATGCTTTTCTATATATGGTTCCAACTGCAACAGAAGTGGGGTGTACAACCCATAAAGAAGCTTTAGATTATATTAAAGAATTAGGTTTTAAAACAAATCCTATGACACATGTTTCTTCTGATATTCAAGATGTCTGGGCATTTATCCAAGAGATGACAGAAAAACGTGATACTTTGCCTTATGAAATTGATGGAATTGTTATAAAGGTCAATAATCTTGAAGAACAAGTTCGTTTGGGATATACAGCTAAAGTTCCAAAATGGGCAATTGCATACAAGTTTCCTGCAGAGGAAGTTGTTACAAAACTCAAAGATATTATTTTTACGATTGGTAGAACGGGACAAATTACACCTAATGCTATATTAGAACCAGTTCGTGTTGCAGGAAGTACAGTTCAACGTGCCACTTTACATAATGAAGATAATGTCAAAAACAAAGATATTCGTATAGGTGATTATGTTGTTGTGAGAAAAGCAGGAGATGTTATCCCTGAAGTTGTTCGTTCTTTAAAAGAACGTCGTGATGGAAGTGAAGAGAAATTCAAAATGATTGAATACTGTCCTCATTGTGGAAGTCGATTGGTTAGAAAAGATAATGAAGCTGCTTATTATTGTTTAAACGATCAATGTGATTTTAAAAAGATTGAACGTATTATTCACTTTGCTTCAAGAGATGCAATGAATATTGAAGGATTAGGCGAAAAGATTATTGAGCAATTTTATAATTTAGGCTTTGTAAAAAATATTGAAGATATTTATGATTTATATAAACATGAACAAGAGATCATGGATATTGAAGGTTTTGGAAAGAAATCTATGGATAATTTGGTTGCGGCTATTGAAAAAAGTAAAGAAAATTCAATGGAAAAATTATTGTTTGGTCTTGGTATCAAAGGGATTGGAGCTAAGATGGCTGATAATTTATCTAAGGAATTTAAAAGTATTGATGCAATGCTTGAGGCGAGCACAGCAAAATTGTTATCCATCAAAGATGTAGGTGAAACGATTGTACAATCAATTAATCATTTTAGAAATGACCCAGCCAGTCTTGAACTTCTTATGAATTTAAAGGCTTTAGGATTAAATATGAACTATTTGAAAGAAACAACTTTGTTACAGGAAAGTATATTTAATGGTCAAACAGTTTGCATTACTGGAACACTTGAATTGATGACTCGTAAAGAGATGAAGGATTATTTAGCAAGGCTTGGAGCTAATGTTACAGGAAGTGTCTCTAAAAATACTGATTTCTTAATTTGTGGACGTGATGCAGGAAGCAAATTAGAAAAAGCCAATCAACTAGGTGTTACAGTCTTAACTGAGGAAGAATTTAGAAAGGAGGTTAATCTATGA
- a CDS encoding ATP-dependent helicase, which produces MNLDELLNPRQKEAATYLDSHLRIIAGAGSGKTRVLTYRIAYLIEEVGIEPRHILAITFTNKAANEMKERVIGLLGDYAGGSLLCTIHSLCVRILRQNIRALNYPNNFIIMDEEDQKSLLKKIFKERQIDSKTISLKSCIHYISAYKIAGVSPERAMSFAGDYIGEQKKAIAYDDYEKYKEEHFMLDFDDLLLKTVELFENFPEILERWQRRFQYIHVDEFQDVSEVDYKLIKYLSGQAVLCVVGDPDQTIYSFRGSDIHFIMNFDKDFPDTKTVILDQNYRSTKTILDISNNLIRKNKNRMEKELFTELDDGPKVLHYSGVDEEAEANFVCDTIEEIIHKEEGVNYHDFAILYRANYLSRSFEQKLIQRQIDYRIFGGLKFFNRKEIKDALSYIRLMVNQDDLSFERIVNVPSRGVGAKTLERIQNVAIEYGISNYEALTTFSDEIGLSGKAKKQLIEFVKCIENAKASSLSLPDVFEKLLGDVGYFEMLRNDQDDNRIQNLMELKASIANYMNTHPDTPTFESYLQDIALYTSQDDVFDDEYVSLMSIHMAKGLEFNYVFVVGLSQDVFPSFRSVSESGDDGMEEERRLAYVAFTRAKKRLYLTDSQGFNFITNSPKMASQFIDEIGSDKVEHAGNPSKFKPKEYLHLGPTVEEMIGDNEVDEWKQGDFVEHEAFGKGVIVKVNGNTLDIAFSVPYGIKTLMAHHKALKKLSN; this is translated from the coding sequence ATGAATTTAGATGAATTATTAAACCCTAGACAGAAAGAAGCAGCTACATATTTGGATTCACATTTGCGTATAATTGCAGGTGCTGGAAGTGGAAAGACAAGAGTGTTGACATATCGTATTGCTTATTTGATTGAAGAAGTTGGTATTGAACCACGTCATATTTTAGCAATTACATTTACGAATAAAGCAGCAAATGAAATGAAAGAGCGTGTTATTGGTTTATTAGGTGATTATGCTGGGGGAAGTCTGTTATGTACTATTCACTCATTATGTGTACGTATTTTAAGACAAAATATTAGAGCATTAAATTATCCAAATAACTTTATTATTATGGATGAAGAGGATCAAAAGTCTTTATTAAAGAAAATATTCAAAGAGCGTCAAATAGATTCTAAAACAATTAGCTTGAAAAGTTGCATTCATTATATTTCTGCATATAAGATTGCAGGTGTTTCACCTGAAAGAGCGATGTCTTTTGCGGGAGACTATATTGGTGAACAAAAAAAGGCGATTGCTTATGATGATTATGAAAAATATAAAGAAGAGCATTTCATGTTGGATTTTGATGATCTTTTACTGAAGACGGTAGAGCTTTTTGAAAACTTTCCTGAGATTTTAGAAAGATGGCAGAGACGTTTTCAATATATTCATGTTGATGAGTTCCAGGATGTCAGCGAAGTTGATTACAAACTCATCAAATATTTATCAGGACAAGCAGTACTATGTGTGGTTGGTGATCCAGATCAAACAATTTATTCATTTAGGGGGTCTGATATTCATTTTATTATGAATTTTGATAAAGATTTCCCTGATACCAAAACAGTTATTCTTGATCAAAATTATCGATCAACCAAAACAATTTTAGATATTTCTAACAATCTTATTAGAAAAAATAAAAATAGAATGGAAAAAGAATTATTCACTGAATTAGATGATGGACCTAAGGTTTTACATTATTCAGGGGTTGATGAAGAAGCAGAAGCAAACTTTGTATGTGATACCATTGAAGAAATTATTCATAAAGAAGAAGGTGTTAACTATCATGATTTTGCGATTCTCTATCGTGCGAACTACCTATCACGTTCTTTTGAACAAAAATTAATTCAAAGACAAATTGATTATAGAATATTTGGTGGATTAAAATTCTTCAATCGTAAGGAGATCAAAGATGCTTTAAGTTATATTCGTTTGATGGTTAATCAAGATGATCTTTCTTTTGAAAGAATTGTCAATGTGCCTTCTCGTGGCGTTGGTGCAAAGACATTAGAAAGAATTCAAAATGTTGCAATAGAATATGGTATTTCTAATTATGAAGCTTTAACAACTTTTTCAGATGAGATAGGTTTGTCTGGGAAAGCCAAGAAGCAATTGATTGAATTTGTGAAATGTATTGAGAATGCAAAAGCATCTAGTCTCTCTTTGCCAGATGTCTTTGAAAAGTTATTGGGGGATGTTGGTTATTTTGAAATGTTAAGAAATGATCAAGATGATAATCGTATTCAAAACCTTATGGAATTAAAAGCATCTATTGCAAATTATATGAATACGCATCCTGATACACCAACATTTGAAAGTTATTTACAGGATATTGCTTTATATACTTCTCAAGATGATGTTTTTGATGACGAATATGTATCACTAATGAGTATACATATGGCAAAAGGATTAGAATTTAATTATGTCTTTGTCGTTGGATTATCACAAGATGTATTCCCAAGTTTTAGAAGTGTTTCTGAAAGTGGTGATGATGGCATGGAGGAAGAACGTCGTTTGGCTTATGTCGCTTTTACACGTGCTAAAAAACGTCTTTATTTAACTGATAGCCAAGGTTTTAATTTTATTACAAATTCTCCTAAGATGGCATCTCAATTTATTGATGAAATTGGCAGTGATAAGGTTGAACATGCAGGGAATCCTTCGAAGTTTAAACCTAAAGAATATTTACATTTAGGACCTACTGTTGAAGAAATGATAGGAGATAATGAGGTAGATGAATGGAAACAGGGAGATTTTGTAGAACATGAAGCTTTTGGTAAAGGTGTTATCGTTAAAGTTAATGGGAATACATTAGATATAGCATTCTCTGTTCCTTATGGAATCAAAACATTAATGGCCCATCATAAGGCATTGAAGAAGTTATCGAATTAG
- a CDS encoding ATP-binding cassette domain-containing protein, translating to MELVIEHLQKHFEGKLVLRDIHFRFEQGKIYGLLGRNGAGKTTLFNCINQDIEIDGGRFYIEDEGRRPVTMSDIGYVLSTPTVPEFLTAREFLKFFIEINQKDIHHLKSIDEYFDIVNIIEEDRDRLLKDFSHGMKNKMQMLVQLIAEPDILLLDEPLTSLDVVVADEMKKLLKGIKQNHILIFSTHIMELAVDLCDEIVILNNGKLSLITQEDLDDAAFQEKIIRVLKDGDHV from the coding sequence ATGGAATTAGTGATAGAGCACCTTCAAAAACATTTTGAAGGGAAGTTGGTCTTAAGGGATATTCATTTTCGTTTTGAACAAGGGAAAATATATGGGCTTTTAGGAAGAAATGGTGCTGGGAAAACAACATTATTTAATTGTATAAATCAAGATATTGAAATTGATGGGGGAAGATTTTATATTGAAGATGAAGGAAGAAGACCAGTGACGATGAGTGATATTGGTTATGTTCTATCGACTCCAACTGTTCCTGAATTCTTGACCGCTCGAGAATTTTTGAAATTCTTTATTGAAATTAATCAAAAGGATATTCATCATTTGAAAAGTATTGATGAGTATTTTGATATTGTTAATATTATTGAAGAGGATAGGGATCGTTTATTGAAAGATTTTTCTCATGGGATGAAGAATAAAATGCAGATGTTAGTTCAATTGATTGCTGAACCAGATATTTTATTATTAGATGAACCATTAACATCTTTAGATGTTGTTGTGGCTGATGAAATGAAGAAGCTTTTAAAAGGGATTAAACAAAATCATATTCTTATTTTTTCAACACATATTATGGAATTGGCAGTTGATTTGTGTGATGAAATCGTTATTTTAAATAATGGCAAGCTATCTTTGATAACACAAGAGGATTTAGATGATGCTGCATTCCAGGAAAAGATTATTCGTGTTTTAAAGGATGGAGATCATGTTTAA
- a CDS encoding bifunctional riboflavin kinase/FAD synthetase, protein MEIVYLDGQKVNIVEPICSAIGFFDGLHIGHMALVNEVKRVSEQKGYKKALMTFDHYPLYVLGKIKEEKYLTSMNDRISLLEKEGLDYLFIVKFTKEVAALSPEDFINQYLIDLHVKHIVCGFDFRFGKYNAGNTMTLQACQQFNVSVIPEVLYKGEKISSTRIRHVLEQGNIEEMNELLGRKYCVSGEVIKGRRIGHAIGFPTANVDYQSYFLPCHGVYIVKVYVHGQGYMGMCNIGYNPTFTALDKPSLEVNILDFDGDIYHQYMIVEFYCLIRKEKPFASKEELIAQLYEDKQKVREYFKPQDKCPMV, encoded by the coding sequence ATGGAAATAGTTTATTTGGATGGACAAAAAGTGAATATAGTGGAACCTATTTGTAGTGCTATTGGTTTTTTTGATGGTTTGCATATTGGACATATGGCTTTGGTGAATGAAGTCAAAAGAGTGAGTGAGCAAAAAGGATATAAAAAAGCTTTGATGACTTTTGATCATTACCCACTTTATGTATTAGGAAAAATCAAAGAAGAAAAATATTTAACATCAATGAATGATCGTATTTCACTTTTAGAGAAAGAGGGATTAGATTATTTATTTATCGTAAAATTTACTAAAGAAGTGGCGGCTTTAAGTCCTGAAGATTTTATCAATCAATATCTCATTGACCTTCATGTAAAGCATATTGTTTGTGGGTTTGATTTCCGTTTTGGAAAATACAATGCTGGAAATACTATGACTTTACAAGCTTGTCAGCAATTTAATGTCAGCGTGATACCAGAAGTTCTTTATAAAGGTGAGAAGATTTCTTCAACTCGTATTCGTCATGTTTTAGAACAAGGTAATATTGAAGAAATGAATGAATTATTAGGCAGAAAATATTGTGTATCAGGTGAAGTTATCAAAGGGCGCAGAATTGGACATGCAATAGGGTTCCCAACTGCAAATGTAGATTATCAATCATATTTTTTACCATGTCATGGTGTTTATATAGTCAAGGTGTATGTTCATGGACAAGGATATATGGGAATGTGTAACATTGGATATAACCCAACATTTACTGCTTTGGATAAACCATCTTTAGAAGTTAATATTTTGGATTTTGATGGTGATATTTATCATCAATATATGATTGTAGAATTTTATTGTTTAATTCGTAAAGAAAAGCCATTTGCCTCAAAGGAAGAATTAATTGCACAATTATATGAAGATAAGCAAAAAGTGAGAGAGTATTTTAAACCACAAGACAAATGTCCTATGGTTTGA
- the truB gene encoding tRNA pseudouridine(55) synthase TruB yields MNGILLIHKPSGMTSHDVVNRIRRILHTKKVGHCGTLDPDATGVLVLCIGKATKALQFLMSEEKEYITTLSLGTATDTYDASGTVIESREYDGVENVVEVLQSFVGNQKQIPPIYSAIKVKGKKLYEYARNHEEVKIEPRDIIIHEIELLQQDENEITLRVRCSKGTYIRSLCVDIAKKLGYPGHMSKLIRSQSGHFRLEDCSTLEDIEAGHFHMLSIEDAFEHFDKYVIEDENIVIHGKMIKSDIDHQVVIVNKQGKVLAVYGPNGQGYLKSIRGLF; encoded by the coding sequence ATGAATGGAATATTATTAATACATAAACCTTCAGGCATGACAAGCCATGATGTTGTGAATAGAATAAGAAGGATTTTACATACAAAGAAAGTGGGGCATTGTGGGACATTAGATCCAGATGCAACAGGTGTGCTGGTTTTATGCATTGGCAAAGCAACAAAAGCTTTGCAGTTTTTAATGAGCGAAGAAAAGGAATACATAACAACACTTTCTTTAGGAACTGCAACGGATACATATGATGCAAGTGGCACTGTTATTGAAAGTCGGGAATATGATGGTGTTGAAAATGTTGTAGAAGTTTTACAATCTTTTGTTGGAAATCAAAAGCAAATACCTCCTATTTATTCGGCTATTAAAGTGAAGGGCAAAAAACTTTATGAATATGCACGTAATCACGAAGAGGTTAAAATTGAACCAAGAGATATTATCATACATGAAATCGAATTGCTTCAACAAGATGAAAATGAAATCACTTTGAGAGTACGTTGTTCTAAAGGAACATATATTCGTTCTTTGTGTGTGGATATAGCTAAAAAATTAGGTTATCCTGGTCATATGTCAAAATTAATAAGAAGTCAATCTGGACATTTTCGCTTAGAAGACTGCTCAACTTTAGAGGATATTGAAGCAGGGCATTTTCATATGCTATCTATAGAAGATGCATTTGAACATTTTGATAAATATGTTATTGAGGATGAGAATATTGTTATTCATGGGAAAATGATTAAAAGTGATATTGATCATCAAGTTGTTATTGTGAATAAGCAGGGCAAGGTATTGGCTGTATATGGACCTAATGGTCAGGGATATTTAAAAAGTATAAGAGGGTTGTTTTGA
- a CDS encoding FKBP-type peptidyl-prolyl cis-trans isomerase, whose product MKKILTLVLCLGFLFGCGSENSSKNNTNSPKAKNGDIVKIDYVGKLDGTAFQGGTANGALLELGSGTFIDGFEEQLVDMAVDSSKSIKVTFPANYGSSELAGKETTFDIDLHAIYQPADDAASQNSDIVKIDYVGKLNGTAFQGGTANGALLELGSGTYIEGFEEQLVGMKTGESKTIKVTFPANYGSSELAGKEVTFDVAINHIFRVVK is encoded by the coding sequence ATGAAGAAAATATTGACATTGGTTTTATGTTTGGGTTTTTTATTTGGATGTGGATCTGAGAATTCGTCAAAGAATAATACCAATTCACCAAAAGCAAAAAATGGTGATATTGTGAAGATTGATTATGTTGGTAAGTTGGATGGTACAGCATTTCAAGGTGGAACTGCAAATGGAGCTTTATTAGAATTAGGATCAGGAACTTTTATTGATGGTTTTGAAGAACAATTGGTTGATATGGCTGTAGACAGTTCTAAATCAATTAAAGTGACATTTCCAGCGAACTATGGTTCAAGTGAGTTGGCTGGAAAAGAAACGACATTTGATATTGATCTTCATGCTATTTATCAGCCTGCTGATGACGCTGCAAGTCAAAATAGTGATATTGTAAAAATTGATTATGTTGGTAAGTTAAACGGAACAGCATTTCAAGGTGGAACTGCAAATGGAGCCTTACTCGAATTAGGATCAGGAACTTATATTGAAGGTTTTGAAGAACAGTTAGTAGGTATGAAAACTGGTGAATCAAAAACGATAAAAGTGACGTTTCCAGCCAATTATGGTTCAAGTGAATTAGCTGGCAAAGAAGTGACATTTGATGTTGCTATCAATCATATTTTTAGAGTTGTGAAATAA
- the tyrS gene encoding tyrosine--tRNA ligase, translated as MKIYDELVWRGLIKDVSSPEVEEKLNNGGMTFYIGTDPTGDSLHIGHFSSFLISKRLKDAGHNPILLVGGATGLIGDPKPDTERPMITREQVQHNFDCLKKQAQDLFGFEVVNNYDWSKDLNFIDFLRDYGKYFNVNYMLNKDIVKRRLDLGITYTEFSYMIMQAMDFYWLYENKDCHMQVAGQDQWGNITAGIELIRKKSGKEAYGFTMPLLTKSDGTKFGKTNGHAIWLDREKTSPYEMYQFFINSEDEKVIDYLKFLTFLSKEEIEELEEKNKTQPHLREAHKALAKEVITFVHDEAAYEEALEISQMLFSGKIQTLTLAQVQSCFNGVPSIEMEEDTKILNALVQVGAASSNREARQFVTGGSVLINGEKVTDVEFVIKKENAFGKEATVIRRGKKNYYVINHK; from the coding sequence ATGAAAATTTATGATGAATTGGTATGGCGAGGACTTATTAAGGATGTGAGTTCTCCAGAAGTGGAGGAAAAGTTAAATAATGGTGGAATGACTTTTTATATTGGAACTGATCCTACTGGTGATAGTCTACACATTGGTCATTTTTCATCTTTTTTAATAAGTAAAAGATTGAAAGATGCAGGGCACAATCCTATTTTACTGGTTGGTGGTGCAACTGGTTTGATTGGAGATCCTAAACCTGATACAGAGAGGCCCATGATTACTAGAGAACAAGTTCAACATAATTTTGATTGTTTGAAAAAGCAGGCACAAGATTTGTTTGGTTTTGAAGTTGTTAATAATTATGATTGGTCTAAAGATTTAAACTTTATTGATTTTCTAAGAGATTATGGTAAATATTTTAATGTGAATTACATGTTAAATAAAGATATTGTCAAAAGAAGATTGGATTTAGGAATTACTTATACAGAATTTTCTTATATGATAATGCAGGCTATGGATTTTTATTGGTTATATGAAAATAAAGATTGCCATATGCAGGTCGCAGGACAGGATCAGTGGGGAAATATTACTGCTGGAATTGAATTGATCAGAAAAAAATCAGGAAAAGAAGCATATGGTTTTACAATGCCTTTATTAACAAAGTCTGATGGAACTAAGTTTGGGAAAACCAATGGTCATGCAATCTGGTTAGATAGAGAAAAGACATCTCCATATGAAATGTATCAGTTCTTTATTAACTCAGAAGATGAAAAAGTTATTGATTACTTAAAGTTTTTGACATTCTTATCAAAAGAAGAGATTGAGGAATTAGAGGAGAAAAATAAAACGCAACCTCATTTAAGAGAAGCTCATAAAGCGTTAGCTAAAGAAGTGATTACTTTTGTCCACGATGAGGCTGCATATGAAGAAGCCTTAGAAATTAGTCAGATGTTGTTCTCTGGAAAAATTCAAACATTAACACTTGCACAGGTTCAATCATGCTTTAATGGTGTTCCTAGCATTGAAATGGAAGAGGATACAAAAATTTTAAATGCTTTGGTTCAAGTTGGTGCTGCATCATCAAACCGCGAAGCACGTCAGTTTGTTACAGGTGGTTCTGTACTTATTAATGGTGAAAAGGTGACAGATGTAGAGTTTGTTATTAAGAAGGAGAATGCTTTTGGGAAAGAAGCAACTGTTATAAGACGTGGTAAGAAAAATTACTATGTTATTAATCATAAATAG